A genomic window from Triticum urartu cultivar G1812 chromosome 7, Tu2.1, whole genome shotgun sequence includes:
- the LOC125521205 gene encoding lactoylglutathione lyase-like: MATGSEAGKSAEAVLEWPKQDKKRMLHAVYRVGDLDRTIKCYTECFGMKLLRKRDVPEEKYTNAFLGYGPEDTNFALELTYNYGVDKYDIGAGFGHFAIANEDVYKLSETIKSSDCCKITREPGPVKGGSTVIAFAQDPDGYMFELIQRGPTPEPLCQVMLRVGDLDRAIMFYEKALGMKLLRKKDVPQYKYTIAMMGYAEEDKTTVLELTYNYGVTEYNKGNAYAQVAIGTDDVYKSAEAVELVTKELGGKILRQPGPLPGLNTKITSFLDPDGWKVVLVDHADFLKELH, from the exons ATGGCTACCGGTAGCGAAGCTGGAAAGTCTGCTGAGGCAGTGTTGGAATGGCCTAAGCAGGACAAAAAGAGGATGCTGCATGCTGTTTACCGTGTGGGAGATCTCGACCGCACAATTAA GTGTTACACAGAATGCTTTGGGATGAAGCTGCTGAGGAAAAGAGATGTCCCAGAAGAGAAGTACACCAATGCGTTTCTTGGATATGGACCTGAGGATACTAATTTTGCACTTGAGCTGACTTACA ATTATGGTGTTGACAAGTATGACATTGGAGCGGGCTTTGGACATTTTGCCATCGCAAATGAGGAT GTGTACAAGCTGTCTGAGACAATTAAATCATCTGATTGTTGTAAGATCACTCGTGAACCTGGTCCTGTCAAGGGAGGGTCCACTGTGATTGCCTTTGCACAAGACCCAGATGGTTACATGTTTGAGCTTATCCAGAGGGGTCCGACGCCTGAGCCTCTCTGTCAAGTTATGCTTCGTGTTGGTGACCTTGATCGGGCTATCATGTTCTACGAGAAG GCCCTTGGGATGAAGCTTCTGAGGAAGAAGGATGTGCCTCAGTATAAG TACACTATTGCCATGATGGGCTATGCTGAGGAGGACAAGACCACTGTTCTGGAGTTGACATACAACTATGGTGTCACGGAATATAACAAGGGCAATGCATATGCTCAG GTTGCTATTGGCACTGACGATGTGTACAAGAGCGCCGAAGCAGTTGAGCTGGTTACCAAAGAACTAGGTGGGAAGATTCTAAGGCAGCCAGGGCCACTGCCAGGGCTGAACACCAAAATCACCTCTTTCCTTGACCCAGATGGCTGGAAAGTG GTTCTGGTGGATCATGCGGACTTCCTCAAGGAACTCCACTGA